In Clostridia bacterium, a single genomic region encodes these proteins:
- the hydG gene encoding [FeFe] hydrogenase H-cluster radical SAM maturase HydG, with protein MSTYRADFIHEAKIEGLLAEAAQAGPEQAERIVEKARRARGLEPYEAAVLLQTEDPGVWQQAFAAAREVKEKIYGRRMVLFAPLYISDYCVNDCRYCGYRRSNRFPRRRLGWEELEQEVRILESLGHKRLAVEAGEDPVHCPLDYVVETIRRIYRITQDQGSIRRVNVNIAATTVDAYRELKKAGIGTYILFQETYHRATYAYMHPSGPKSDYEWHTTAMHRAQEAGLDDVGLGVLFGLYDYKFEVLALLFHARSLEETFGVGPHTISVPRLRPALGVSLEDFPHLVPDEDFLKIVAVIRLAVPYTGMIISTRESPELRSVLFGLGISQLSAGSSTGVGGYSRRRAQAAEERAPQFELEDTRSPDEVILDLCRRGFLPSYCTACYRRGRTGERFMALAKTGQIQNVCQPNAILTFEEYLLDYASPATREAGERMLAEQLESIPSPTVRRQTEERLERIRQGERDLYF; from the coding sequence GTGAGTACTTACCGGGCCGACTTTATCCACGAGGCGAAAATCGAGGGGTTGCTGGCCGAGGCCGCGCAAGCCGGGCCGGAGCAGGCAGAGCGAATAGTGGAGAAAGCCCGCCGGGCCCGGGGCCTGGAGCCCTACGAGGCGGCGGTGCTGCTGCAGACCGAGGACCCGGGAGTTTGGCAGCAGGCCTTTGCCGCGGCCCGGGAGGTGAAGGAGAAGATCTACGGCCGCCGCATGGTGCTTTTCGCGCCCTTATACATCAGCGACTACTGCGTCAACGACTGCCGCTACTGCGGCTACCGCCGCTCCAATCGGTTTCCCCGCCGCCGGCTGGGCTGGGAGGAACTGGAGCAAGAGGTAAGGATACTGGAATCCCTGGGTCACAAGCGGCTGGCCGTGGAGGCCGGTGAGGACCCGGTGCACTGCCCCCTGGACTACGTGGTGGAAACCATCCGCCGCATCTACCGCATCACCCAGGACCAGGGCAGCATCCGCCGGGTGAACGTGAACATTGCCGCCACCACCGTGGACGCCTACCGAGAACTGAAGAAGGCGGGGATCGGAACCTACATCCTTTTCCAGGAGACCTACCACCGGGCCACCTACGCCTACATGCACCCTTCCGGGCCCAAGTCCGATTACGAGTGGCACACCACCGCCATGCACCGCGCCCAGGAGGCGGGCCTGGACGACGTGGGTCTGGGGGTGCTGTTCGGCCTTTACGATTACAAGTTCGAAGTGCTGGCTTTGCTCTTCCACGCCCGCAGCCTGGAGGAAACCTTCGGCGTGGGACCGCACACCATCTCCGTGCCCCGGCTGCGGCCCGCCCTGGGAGTCTCGCTGGAGGACTTCCCCCACCTGGTGCCGGACGAGGACTTCCTCAAGATAGTGGCCGTAATACGCCTTGCCGTGCCCTACACCGGCATGATCATCTCCACCCGGGAGTCCCCGGAGCTGAGGTCCGTACTCTTCGGTCTGGGCATCTCGCAGCTCAGCGCCGGCTCCTCCACCGGCGTGGGCGGCTACTCTCGGCGCCGGGCCCAGGCGGCCGAAGAGCGGGCGCCGCAGTTCGAGCTGGAGGACACCCGTTCGCCGGACGAGGTGATCCTGGACCTCTGCCGCCGGGGATTCCTGCCCAGCTACTGCACCGCCTGCTACCGCCGCGGGCGCACCGGCGAGCGCTTCATGGCTCTGGCCAAGACCGGCCAGATCCAGAACGTGTGCCAGCCCAACGCCATCCTCACCTTCGAAGAATACCTCCTGGATTACGCTTCTCCGGCCACCCGGGAGGCGGGGGAGAGAATGCTGGCGGAGCAACTGGAGAGCATCCCCAGCCCCACGGTGCGGCGGCAGACCGAGGAACGCCTGGAGCGCATCCGACAGGGTGAACGCGACCTGTACTTCTGA
- a CDS encoding nodulation protein NfeD, protein MPRRVTALFFILLLGLVLAAPGPALAAEVHVLEVDGPIVPVVAEYLDRGLTKAEAAGAVCVIELNTPGGLYETTQKIVARILNARVPVVVYVSPAGGWAASAGTFITLAAHVAAMAPGSRIGAAHPVAMGGSQSQPSSTEVEKITEDAAAWVRSIAQARGRDPAKAEAAVRESRSFTDGEALEGKLIDLRAKDLSDLLTQLDGRRVTLADGREVVLETVPAVPRRTPMTWVEQFLLTVTNPSIAYVLMTVGLLGIVMELYHPGAIFPGVIGGISLLLALYGLGTLNAYWGGVLLIILAFVLFAAEAFTPSFGLLTAGGIASLVLGSLMLFSRGSPFPEISIGLIVGMAVTVTAFFVLLVGAVVRGQRREVVTGREAMVGAVGRALTDLAPEGTVLVEGERWHSAAEGGWIEAGAEVVITAVEGLKLRVRRKNTG, encoded by the coding sequence ATGCCGAGGCGGGTGACGGCGTTATTCTTTATCCTGCTGTTGGGGTTGGTTCTTGCCGCTCCCGGTCCCGCCCTGGCGGCGGAGGTGCACGTGCTGGAGGTAGACGGCCCCATCGTGCCCGTGGTGGCCGAGTACCTGGACCGGGGCCTGACCAAGGCCGAGGCTGCGGGGGCGGTGTGCGTCATCGAGCTCAATACTCCCGGGGGTCTGTACGAGACCACGCAGAAGATCGTCGCCCGCATTCTCAACGCCCGGGTGCCGGTAGTGGTTTACGTTTCTCCTGCCGGCGGATGGGCGGCTTCGGCCGGCACCTTCATTACCCTGGCGGCCCACGTGGCGGCCATGGCTCCCGGCAGCCGGATCGGCGCCGCCCACCCGGTGGCCATGGGCGGCTCCCAATCCCAGCCCTCTTCTACCGAGGTGGAAAAGATCACTGAAGACGCCGCCGCCTGGGTGCGGAGCATTGCCCAGGCCCGGGGGCGTGATCCGGCCAAAGCCGAGGCGGCCGTGCGGGAGAGCCGCTCCTTCACCGACGGGGAGGCCCTGGAGGGCAAACTGATCGACCTGCGCGCCAAGGATCTCTCCGATCTCCTGACCCAACTCGACGGCCGGCGGGTTACCCTGGCCGACGGCCGGGAGGTTGTGCTGGAGACGGTCCCCGCCGTGCCCCGGCGGACTCCCATGACCTGGGTGGAGCAGTTCCTGCTGACCGTTACCAATCCCTCCATAGCCTACGTGCTCATGACCGTGGGCCTCCTGGGCATAGTAATGGAGCTTTACCATCCGGGGGCGATCTTCCCGGGAGTGATCGGAGGGATCAGCCTGCTGCTGGCCCTCTACGGGCTGGGCACCCTCAACGCCTACTGGGGCGGAGTGCTGCTGATCATCCTGGCCTTTGTCCTCTTCGCCGCCGAGGCCTTCACTCCCAGTTTCGGCCTGCTCACCGCCGGAGGCATCGCCTCTCTGGTGCTGGGCTCGCTGATGCTCTTCAGCCGGGGTTCGCCGTTTCCGGAGATCAGCATAGGCCTGATCGTGGGCATGGCCGTTACGGTGACCGCCTTTTTCGTTTTGCTGGTGGGTGCGGTGGTGCGGGGCCAGCGGCGTGAGGTGGTTACCGGCAGGGAGGCCATGGTGGGAGCCGTGGGCCGAGCCTTGACCGACCTGGCTCCGGAAGGTACGGTATTGGTGGAGGGGGAACGCTGGCATTCCGCGGCCGAGGGGGGATGGATAGAAGCCGGGGCGGAGGTGGTGATTACCGCGGTAGAAGGCTTAAAACTGCGGGTGCGGAGAAAGAATACTGGATAG
- a CDS encoding iron-only hydrogenase system regulator, with translation MEKRIGVVAIIITDRERVAPQVNSILSSYADVIVGRLGVPYRERGVAVIALIVDGDSDTIGAMTGKLGSLPGVKVRAALAGELD, from the coding sequence GTGGAGAAACGCATAGGGGTGGTGGCCATAATCATCACCGACCGAGAAAGAGTGGCGCCTCAGGTTAATTCCATTCTCAGCAGCTACGCCGACGTCATCGTGGGCCGGCTGGGCGTGCCCTACCGGGAAAGAGGGGTGGCGGTGATCGCCCTGATCGTGGACGGGGACAGCGACACCATCGGCGCCATGACCGGCAAGCTGGGCAGCCTGCCCGGGGTGAAGGTGCGGGCGGCCCTGGCCGGAGAACTAGACTAG
- a CDS encoding NADH-dependent [FeFe] hydrogenase, group A6 translates to MGDKVALTIDGLRVEVEPGTTVLKAAQLAGIHIPTLCYLEGINEIGACRICLVEIEGARNLSASCVTPVSEGMVVRTNTPRVRAARRFNLELLLSNHKMECPTCVRNLNCELQDLARALGVREVRFEGARVSYPPDTSTPALVRDPEKCILCRRCVAVCEKVQGVRAIAPLERGFEAVIGPAFQAPLMDVACVQCGQCILVCPVGALYEKDYTEEVWAALADPDKFVVVQTAPATRVSIGEEFGLSPGAISTGKMVAALRRLGFDRVFDTDFAADLTIMEEGSEFIERFKKGERLPLLTSCSPGWIKFIEHFYPELLPNLSTCKSPQQMFGAIAKTYYASKVGIDPSRMVVVSIMPCTAKKFEAQRPEMRSSGYQDVDYVLTVRELARMIRQAGIDFARLPEEQYDDPLGESTGAAVLFGATGGVMEAALRTAYELLTGKELPTLRFEPVRGLEGIKEATVEINGTPVRVAVAHSLGYARQLLERVKAGEQFHFIEIMACPGGCLGGGGQPIPTNTEIRARRMAGIYTADERMVIRKSHENPSVQALYREFLGRPLGEKSHHLLHTHYTARSRY, encoded by the coding sequence ATGGGCGACAAGGTAGCCTTGACCATTGACGGCCTGAGGGTGGAAGTGGAACCGGGCACTACCGTGCTCAAGGCGGCGCAGCTGGCGGGCATCCACATCCCCACCTTGTGCTATCTGGAAGGGATTAACGAGATCGGCGCCTGCCGCATATGCCTGGTGGAGATAGAGGGAGCGCGCAATCTTTCCGCCTCCTGCGTCACCCCGGTGAGCGAGGGAATGGTGGTGCGCACCAACACCCCGCGGGTGAGGGCGGCGCGGAGGTTCAACCTGGAACTGTTGCTTTCTAACCACAAGATGGAGTGCCCCACCTGCGTGCGCAACCTCAACTGCGAGCTGCAGGACCTGGCCCGCGCGCTGGGAGTGCGGGAGGTGCGCTTCGAGGGCGCGCGGGTAAGCTACCCGCCCGACACCTCTACTCCGGCCCTGGTGCGGGACCCGGAGAAGTGCATCCTGTGCCGCCGGTGCGTGGCGGTATGCGAGAAGGTCCAGGGCGTGCGGGCCATCGCTCCCCTGGAGCGCGGCTTTGAAGCCGTCATCGGGCCTGCCTTCCAGGCCCCGCTGATGGACGTGGCCTGCGTGCAGTGCGGGCAGTGCATCCTGGTGTGCCCGGTGGGCGCCCTCTACGAGAAGGACTATACCGAGGAGGTCTGGGCGGCGCTGGCCGACCCGGACAAGTTCGTGGTGGTGCAGACCGCGCCCGCCACCCGGGTCTCCATTGGGGAGGAGTTCGGCCTTTCTCCGGGCGCCATCAGCACCGGCAAGATGGTGGCCGCGCTGCGGCGCCTGGGCTTCGACCGGGTTTTCGATACCGACTTTGCCGCCGACCTCACCATCATGGAGGAAGGAAGCGAGTTCATCGAGCGCTTCAAGAAAGGAGAAAGGCTGCCGCTTCTGACCTCCTGCAGCCCGGGCTGGATCAAATTCATCGAGCACTTCTACCCCGAGCTTTTGCCCAATCTCTCCACCTGCAAGTCGCCGCAGCAGATGTTCGGGGCTATAGCCAAGACCTACTACGCCTCTAAGGTGGGAATAGATCCTTCCCGGATGGTAGTAGTCTCCATCATGCCCTGCACGGCCAAGAAGTTCGAGGCCCAGCGTCCGGAGATGCGCTCCAGCGGCTACCAAGACGTGGACTACGTTCTCACCGTCCGCGAGCTGGCGCGCATGATCCGGCAGGCGGGAATCGACTTCGCCCGCCTGCCTGAGGAGCAATACGACGACCCCCTGGGCGAATCCACCGGCGCGGCGGTGCTCTTCGGCGCTACCGGCGGCGTCATGGAAGCGGCGCTGCGCACGGCCTACGAACTGCTCACCGGCAAGGAACTGCCCACCCTGAGGTTCGAACCCGTGCGCGGGCTGGAGGGCATCAAGGAGGCGACGGTGGAGATAAACGGCACCCCGGTGCGGGTGGCGGTGGCCCACAGCCTGGGTTACGCCCGGCAGTTGCTAGAGCGGGTAAAGGCGGGCGAGCAATTCCACTTCATCGAGATAATGGCCTGCCCCGGCGGCTGCCTGGGCGGCGGCGGCCAGCCCATCCCCACCAATACCGAGATCCGGGCCCGGCGCATGGCCGGCATCTACACCGCCGACGAGCGCATGGTGATCCGCAAGTCGCACGAGAACCCGTCCGTCCAGGCCCTGTACCGGGAGTTCCTGGGCCGGCCCCTGGGCGAGAAGTCGCACCACCTGCTACACACCCACTACACGGCCCGGAGCAGGTACTAG
- the hydF gene encoding [FeFe] hydrogenase H-cluster maturation GTPase HydF — protein sequence MSLNATPRGERFHIALFGRRNAGKSSLINALTGQEVAIVSEVPGTTTDPVGKAMELHPLGPVMIIDTAGLDDTGPLGELRIKATLRVLTRTDLAVLVVDPGQGLGEYEREVVRRAGQTGVPVVGVINKTDLFPEAAERPWRRELDVPWVAVSARLGRGIDELKMTLVQHAPRDWALPTIVGDLIRPGEAVVLVIPIDKAAPKGRLILPQQQVIRDVLDHDAVAVMAKERELPRVLAGLTTRPALVVTDSSVFRKAAEDTPADIPFTSFSILFARYKGDLLTLVEGAMAVERLKPGDRVLVAEACTHHPLEDDIGRVKIPRWLQQRVGGDLVIDTVAGGGPLPENLTNYRLVVHCGACMLNRREMLYRLLQARQAGVPVVNYGVIIAYLQGILKRALSPFPAVQALLEEGTQTEDGPPAEQGLPEREAGGRHAPRVS from the coding sequence TTGAGCCTCAACGCTACACCACGGGGAGAAAGGTTCCATATTGCCCTCTTCGGCCGGCGCAACGCGGGCAAGTCCAGCCTTATCAACGCCCTGACCGGCCAGGAGGTGGCCATCGTCTCCGAGGTGCCCGGCACCACCACCGACCCGGTGGGCAAGGCCATGGAGCTGCATCCCCTTGGCCCGGTGATGATCATCGACACCGCCGGCCTAGATGATACCGGCCCGCTGGGCGAGCTGCGAATCAAGGCTACCCTAAGGGTGCTCACCCGCACCGACCTGGCGGTCCTGGTGGTAGACCCGGGCCAGGGCCTGGGAGAGTACGAGCGCGAGGTGGTGCGGCGGGCGGGACAGACCGGGGTGCCGGTAGTAGGGGTGATCAACAAGACCGACCTCTTTCCCGAGGCCGCCGAGCGGCCCTGGCGCCGGGAACTCGATGTCCCGTGGGTGGCGGTCAGCGCCCGGCTGGGCCGGGGTATAGATGAGCTGAAGATGACCCTGGTGCAGCACGCGCCCAGGGACTGGGCCCTGCCTACCATCGTGGGCGACCTCATACGGCCGGGGGAGGCAGTGGTGCTGGTCATACCCATCGACAAGGCCGCGCCCAAGGGCCGCCTCATTCTGCCCCAGCAGCAGGTGATCCGGGACGTGCTGGATCACGACGCCGTGGCCGTCATGGCCAAGGAGCGGGAACTGCCGCGGGTTCTGGCCGGCCTCACCACCCGGCCGGCGCTGGTGGTAACCGACTCCTCGGTGTTCCGCAAGGCGGCCGAGGATACCCCGGCGGATATCCCCTTCACCTCCTTCTCCATCCTGTTCGCGCGCTACAAGGGCGACCTGCTCACCCTGGTAGAGGGGGCCATGGCGGTAGAGCGCCTGAAACCGGGCGACCGCGTACTCGTCGCCGAGGCCTGCACCCATCACCCGCTGGAGGACGACATCGGCCGGGTAAAGATCCCCCGGTGGCTGCAGCAGAGGGTAGGCGGCGATCTGGTCATAGACACGGTGGCCGGCGGCGGACCCCTGCCTGAGAACCTGACCAACTACCGGCTGGTGGTGCATTGCGGGGCCTGCATGCTCAACCGCCGGGAAATGCTCTACCGGCTGCTCCAGGCCCGCCAGGCCGGGGTGCCGGTGGTGAACTACGGGGTGATCATAGCCTACCTGCAGGGCATACTGAAGCGGGCGCTCTCCCCCTTTCCGGCGGTACAGGCCCTGCTGGAAGAGGGCACCCAAACCGAAGACGGGCCGCCGGCGGAGCAGGGGCTGCCGGAACGGGAAGCGGGAGGCCGGCATGCGCCGCGAGTTTCTTGA
- the hydE gene encoding [FeFe] hydrogenase H-cluster radical SAM maturase HydE, with product MRREFLDALAKARETHDLTREEIVALLSAEGEEMRALGRAADEVREQYLGPEVHLRGIIEFSNYCRRNCLYCGLRRDNRDLPRYRMEPEEILAVAKKAVELGLPTVVLQSGEDLHYGGPVIGEIVAGLKREIGVQAVTLSLGERSREDYALWRQAGADRYLLKHETADQELFARLRPGTGYRRRLQCLAWLRELGYQVGSGNMVGLPGQSLVSLAEDLLLLKELEVEMAGIGPFIPHPQTPLAGEAGGTPELTLKVLAVARLLLPTAHLPATTALGTVHPQGRSLGLRFGANVIMPDITPAPYRYYYQIYPGKAGGYREVEEAVLAVKEMILSLGRRIASGPGHAPGRGRTSTALWEFARN from the coding sequence ATGCGCCGCGAGTTTCTTGACGCCCTGGCCAAAGCCCGGGAAACCCACGACCTCACCCGGGAGGAGATAGTTGCTCTGCTGTCCGCCGAGGGCGAGGAAATGAGGGCCCTGGGCCGCGCCGCAGACGAGGTGCGCGAGCAATACCTGGGTCCGGAGGTGCACCTGCGCGGCATTATCGAGTTCTCCAACTACTGCCGCCGCAACTGTCTCTACTGCGGCCTGCGGCGGGACAACCGCGACCTGCCGCGCTACCGTATGGAGCCGGAGGAAATCCTGGCGGTGGCCAAAAAGGCGGTGGAGCTGGGGCTGCCCACGGTGGTGCTGCAATCCGGAGAGGACCTTCATTACGGCGGGCCGGTCATAGGCGAGATCGTGGCCGGTCTGAAAAGGGAGATAGGGGTACAGGCGGTCACCCTTTCCCTGGGCGAGCGGTCCCGGGAGGACTATGCCCTGTGGCGGCAGGCCGGGGCGGACCGCTACCTTCTGAAGCACGAGACCGCCGACCAGGAGCTCTTCGCCCGCCTGCGGCCGGGCACCGGCTACCGCCGCCGCCTGCAGTGCCTGGCGTGGCTAAGGGAGCTGGGCTACCAGGTGGGCTCGGGCAACATGGTGGGCCTCCCGGGACAGAGCTTGGTGAGCCTGGCCGAGGACCTTCTGCTGTTGAAGGAACTAGAGGTGGAGATGGCGGGCATCGGCCCCTTCATCCCCCATCCCCAAACCCCCCTGGCGGGTGAAGCCGGCGGCACGCCGGAGCTCACCCTGAAAGTCCTGGCCGTGGCCAGGCTCCTGCTTCCCACCGCGCACCTGCCGGCCACCACCGCCCTAGGCACCGTTCACCCCCAGGGCCGCAGCTTAGGCCTGCGCTTCGGCGCCAACGTGATCATGCCGGACATTACTCCGGCTCCCTATCGCTACTATTACCAGATCTACCCCGGCAAGGCCGGCGGCTACCGGGAGGTGGAGGAGGCGGTCCTGGCGGTAAAGGAAATGATACTGTCCTTGGGCCGCCGGATCGCCAGCGGCCCGGGCCACGCCCCCGGCCGGGGAAGGACGAGTACAGCCCTTTGGGAGTTCGCCAGGAACTGA
- a CDS encoding SLC13 family permease has translation MASVQVAAVATFLVAIALVVTRVINSVVAALLGVVAMVLAGVMSDLQAFGFIDWNVIAILVSVWIIATYFGKTGIPEFLAAKVLAFSRGNVAVFVTLLGTLSGFISMFVDNVVVVLMMAPVLFHIARQFKFKTFGPLLFVGLCANFMGTALLLGDLPPQMLHSVSGIEFGGFVWHSGRPSSFIILTITYLIVVAIFYRRFRRQYAGRAEAAATADVGALPVSESTSEETESQPMDKRFGLLVCGAFAGTIVLMSLRHLTGYRLGFLALVGAVALMLMLEVLRKLWHLNVPSLEELLAELQWDAIFFYAALFALVGGLEHAGIIKAIADALVPYLHQSLLLGTTLLYWVTAPIVGIVEHDAYILTMLYVIRDLAATTQLNPWPLYWALLWAGTLGSNLTVAGAPALFVAVNMAEKEDGRKVDFKEFLGWSGPFVLSSLAICFVLAVVVWVLPFAK, from the coding sequence ATGGCGTCTGTCCAGGTAGCGGCGGTGGCAACCTTCCTGGTAGCTATCGCCCTGGTGGTGACCCGGGTTATCAACAGCGTGGTGGCCGCCCTCTTGGGTGTAGTAGCTATGGTACTCGCCGGTGTGATGAGCGATCTCCAGGCGTTCGGTTTCATAGACTGGAACGTTATCGCCATCCTGGTGAGCGTATGGATCATCGCTACTTATTTCGGCAAAACGGGCATCCCTGAGTTTCTTGCGGCAAAGGTTCTGGCCTTTTCCCGGGGTAACGTGGCCGTGTTCGTCACCCTGCTGGGCACGCTCTCCGGTTTCATTTCCATGTTCGTCGATAACGTCGTAGTCGTGCTGATGATGGCCCCTGTGCTCTTCCACATCGCCCGGCAGTTCAAATTCAAGACCTTCGGTCCCCTGCTGTTCGTCGGCCTTTGCGCGAACTTCATGGGCACGGCCCTGCTCCTGGGCGACCTGCCGCCGCAGATGCTGCACAGCGTGAGCGGCATTGAGTTCGGCGGGTTCGTGTGGCACTCCGGCCGGCCTTCTTCGTTCATAATCCTCACCATTACCTATCTGATAGTCGTGGCGATCTTCTACCGCCGTTTCCGGCGTCAGTATGCCGGGCGGGCGGAAGCTGCCGCCACCGCGGACGTGGGAGCCCTGCCCGTATCGGAAAGCACGTCGGAGGAAACTGAATCCCAGCCCATGGACAAGCGGTTCGGCCTTCTGGTTTGCGGTGCCTTTGCCGGCACCATCGTGCTCATGAGCCTGCGCCATTTGACCGGGTATCGGCTCGGGTTCCTGGCCCTGGTGGGGGCGGTGGCCTTAATGCTGATGCTGGAAGTGTTGCGAAAGCTCTGGCATCTTAATGTTCCCAGCCTGGAGGAACTCCTGGCCGAGCTGCAGTGGGACGCCATCTTCTTTTACGCCGCCCTGTTTGCCCTGGTGGGCGGGCTGGAGCACGCGGGCATTATCAAAGCTATTGCCGACGCCCTCGTTCCCTACCTGCACCAGAGCCTCTTGCTGGGGACAACCCTGCTCTACTGGGTCACGGCCCCTATCGTGGGCATCGTCGAACACGATGCCTACATCCTTACCATGCTCTACGTGATTCGCGATCTGGCCGCCACCACCCAGCTAAACCCCTGGCCCCTTTACTGGGCCCTGCTGTGGGCGGGAACCCTGGGCAGCAACCTCACCGTGGCCGGAGCCCCGGCGCTCTTCGTGGCCGTGAACATGGCCGAAAAGGAAGACGGGCGCAAGGTGGACTTTAAGGAGTTCCTCGGATGGAGCGGGCCCTTTGTGCTTTCATCCCTGGCCATTTGCTTTGTCCTGGCGGTGGTTGTCTGGGTTCTACCTTTCGCCAAGTAG